The proteins below are encoded in one region of Fibrella aestuarina BUZ 2:
- a CDS encoding putative porin, producing the protein MRYRFLVLFFLLGWFTNLQAQQTGFPTTGTQTGNGFPGTGGTFPGGGAGRPGGQGPGVGIDDSTKVIYGPKTTRFFLESDVFNNRKTLYLTDTALVGVHQFEFTQRNKNLLTDLGNLGTPLRPVYYNTPTQIGAQQGYYVFSPFGYQTDQVRYYDTKSPFTDLYLVLGGRNQNILNFDFNQNITPRLNAGFAIQRFTSERQFGLPGSTSQTQRLLAQNWGVLLHGNYRTADDRYVLLAHLNHMNHSLPEQGGNIPNSPLPGQDSITIDYEGQAKLAATLGWERRTAIHLYHQYAPAQGIQFFHKLDYLTRINNYRDDAVVENQNFSRFYDTRSVGGDGSAFIRARFGDSTRIQQDVYWQSIDNTFGVKGIFTRRGAAYNYRVYYRPRYYSQQGDYNVLSTTLVTGTGSETAVGNTPSLQRYDTRNSFENYIGGWVGYYFPDSLSRLTAEGEFLVADIGSTNTGAFRLNGQLESKYFTVGFTSVQAAPPLIAQRFISNVQSLTWTNTANQFQRTQHAYGQLTVRTKNWLVTPGADFWLIDNYVYFDRQARPAQSGAFTMLRLGLGATYTRSRFQASAQSYYTLNAGDDVLRVPTFFFNGRIQYDFIYAKVLHIQTGVQLHYKSAYYGNAYNPVTQQYYLQEGQLVEGALLADVFANMRVNRVRFFVKLNHANQGILSPSGYFVAPGFLQLQRGFGFGVDWLLFD; encoded by the coding sequence ATGCGTTATCGTTTTCTCGTCCTTTTTTTCCTGCTTGGCTGGTTCACCAACCTGCAGGCTCAACAAACCGGTTTCCCGACGACGGGCACCCAAACGGGCAATGGCTTTCCCGGCACGGGGGGCACCTTTCCGGGTGGTGGCGCCGGCCGACCCGGCGGGCAGGGGCCGGGCGTGGGCATCGACGACTCGACGAAGGTGATCTACGGCCCCAAAACGACCCGGTTTTTTCTGGAGAGTGATGTCTTCAACAACCGCAAAACGCTGTACCTGACCGATACGGCGCTGGTGGGTGTGCATCAGTTTGAGTTTACTCAACGCAATAAAAACCTGCTGACCGACCTCGGTAACCTGGGTACACCCCTACGGCCCGTTTATTACAACACGCCCACGCAGATCGGCGCGCAGCAGGGCTATTATGTGTTTTCGCCCTTCGGCTACCAGACCGATCAGGTACGTTACTATGACACTAAATCGCCGTTTACCGATCTGTATCTGGTGTTGGGCGGGCGCAACCAGAACATCCTGAACTTCGACTTTAACCAGAACATCACACCCCGGCTCAATGCGGGCTTCGCCATTCAGCGCTTCACCTCGGAGCGGCAGTTTGGCTTGCCGGGCAGCACCTCGCAGACCCAGCGCCTGCTGGCGCAGAACTGGGGGGTACTGCTGCACGGCAACTACCGGACAGCCGACGACCGCTATGTGCTGCTGGCACACCTGAATCACATGAACCACAGCCTCCCGGAGCAGGGCGGCAACATCCCCAACAGTCCGCTGCCCGGCCAGGATAGCATCACGATTGATTACGAAGGGCAAGCCAAACTAGCCGCAACACTGGGTTGGGAACGGCGCACGGCCATTCATCTCTACCATCAATACGCCCCGGCGCAGGGTATTCAGTTCTTTCACAAACTAGACTACCTCACCCGCATCAACAACTACCGCGACGACGCCGTCGTGGAGAATCAGAACTTTTCCCGCTTTTACGATACCCGTTCCGTTGGCGGGGATGGTAGCGCGTTTATCCGGGCTCGGTTTGGCGACAGCACCCGCATTCAGCAGGATGTCTACTGGCAGTCGATCGACAACACGTTTGGCGTGAAGGGCATCTTTACCCGCCGGGGCGCCGCCTACAACTACCGGGTCTATTACCGCCCCCGGTATTACAGTCAGCAGGGTGATTATAATGTGCTCTCGACTACACTCGTCACCGGAACCGGTTCGGAAACCGCCGTGGGCAACACGCCATCGCTGCAACGCTACGACACGCGCAACAGCTTCGAGAACTACATCGGTGGCTGGGTCGGCTATTATTTTCCCGACAGCCTCTCGCGCCTAACGGCGGAAGGCGAGTTTCTGGTGGCCGACATCGGCTCGACCAACACGGGTGCGTTCCGGCTCAACGGGCAGTTGGAAAGCAAGTATTTCACGGTGGGGTTTACGTCGGTGCAGGCCGCGCCGCCGCTAATCGCCCAGCGGTTCATCAGCAACGTGCAGAGCCTTACCTGGACCAACACGGCCAACCAGTTCCAACGTACCCAGCACGCCTACGGGCAACTGACTGTGCGTACTAAAAACTGGCTCGTCACGCCCGGCGCCGATTTCTGGCTTATCGACAACTACGTGTATTTCGACCGGCAGGCCCGACCGGCGCAGTCAGGGGCGTTTACTATGTTGCGGCTCGGGCTGGGGGCTACCTACACCCGTTCGCGTTTTCAGGCCAGTGCGCAGTCGTATTACACGCTCAACGCGGGTGACGACGTGCTGCGGGTGCCGACGTTCTTTTTCAACGGCCGCATCCAGTACGATTTCATTTACGCCAAGGTGCTGCACATCCAGACGGGTGTCCAGCTTCATTACAAGTCGGCCTATTATGGCAACGCCTACAACCCCGTTACGCAGCAGTACTATTTGCAGGAGGGACAACTCGTGGAAGGCGCGCTGCTCGCCGATGTCTTTGCCAACATGCGCGTGAACCGGGTCCGTTTCTTCGTGAAACTAAACCACGCCAATCAGGGTATTCTTAGCCCGTCCGGCTATTTCGTGGCCCCCGGCTTCCTGCAACTCCAACGCGGCTTCGGCTTCGGCGTCGACTGGCTGCTGTTTGATTAA
- the hemF gene encoding oxygen-dependent coproporphyrinogen oxidase — protein sequence MEQPTRDQITTYLQGLQDRICQALEAADGTGRFREDQWQRPGGGGGRSRTLSEGTVIEKGGVGFSAVHGEASAATLRQLNLTDQPTDAPPTFYATGVSIVLHPRNPRVPIIHMNIRYFEMSTGQYWFGGGIDLTPHYVVPDDARWFHEQLKTVCDHHNPAYYPKFKTWADDYFFIPHRQETRGIGGIFFDYLTETDTTNKAELMAFWQGVGEAFAPIYTHFMQQNRDLPYTEREQRWQGLRRGRYVEFNLVWDRGTKFGLETNGRTESILMSMPPMANWIYDYQPEPDSPEADTLAWLRKGVDWV from the coding sequence ATGGAGCAACCAACACGCGACCAGATTACAACGTACCTGCAGGGGTTACAGGATCGAATTTGCCAGGCGCTGGAAGCCGCCGACGGTACCGGGCGCTTTCGGGAAGACCAATGGCAACGGCCCGGTGGTGGCGGTGGCCGGTCGCGCACGCTGTCGGAGGGCACGGTCATCGAAAAGGGCGGCGTAGGCTTTTCGGCCGTTCACGGCGAGGCCTCAGCAGCCACGTTGCGCCAGTTGAACCTGACCGATCAGCCCACCGACGCCCCACCCACTTTTTATGCAACGGGCGTATCGATTGTGCTGCATCCCCGCAACCCGCGCGTGCCGATCATCCACATGAACATCCGGTATTTCGAGATGAGCACGGGGCAGTACTGGTTTGGGGGCGGTATTGACCTGACGCCGCACTACGTAGTGCCCGACGATGCACGCTGGTTTCATGAGCAACTCAAAACCGTTTGCGACCACCATAATCCGGCCTACTACCCCAAATTCAAAACCTGGGCCGACGATTATTTTTTTATCCCCCACCGGCAGGAAACGCGGGGCATCGGCGGCATCTTCTTCGATTACCTGACCGAAACGGATACGACGAATAAAGCGGAGCTAATGGCGTTCTGGCAGGGCGTAGGCGAGGCCTTTGCGCCCATTTACACCCACTTCATGCAGCAGAACCGCGATCTGCCCTACACCGAGCGTGAGCAACGCTGGCAGGGATTGCGCCGGGGCCGGTACGTGGAATTCAACCTGGTTTGGGACCGGGGCACCAAATTTGGCCTCGAAACCAACGGCCGTACCGAGTCGATCCTGATGAGCATGCCGCCGATGGCCAACTGGATCTACGACTACCAGCCCGAACCCGATTCGCCCGAAGCCGACACCCTCGCCTGGCTGCGGAAGGGCGTCGACTGGGTGTGA
- a CDS encoding helix-turn-helix domain-containing protein, with protein MVEYKFTPEQLKEIGMRLRQLRREKDLKQHELGELFGYAASGRQTLISSLENGRVPIGRLTVDLYVKHLGASRAYILHNQGPHFTSVQRAKTNPTEAKRGNLKLVLPDSLATFHASRGRQGFTYYVHPLLNDEHVGFVLGSVPPPRLLADTLLITRLVTEDELPPLGALLVVRTAEGFEIGWLEKIVQEYLVLETATGRQSVRKLQRPYVYQTYRIDAPLGISGPTL; from the coding sequence ATGGTCGAGTATAAGTTTACCCCTGAACAACTCAAAGAAATCGGTATGCGGCTCCGGCAGCTGCGGCGGGAAAAAGACCTTAAGCAGCACGAGCTGGGCGAACTGTTCGGTTACGCCGCCTCGGGCCGACAAACGCTCATATCGTCGCTGGAAAACGGCCGGGTGCCCATCGGCCGGCTGACGGTGGATCTGTACGTGAAGCACCTGGGCGCCTCACGGGCGTACATTCTCCACAACCAGGGGCCGCACTTCACCAGCGTACAGCGCGCGAAAACCAACCCTACGGAAGCCAAGCGCGGTAACCTGAAGCTGGTGCTGCCCGACAGCCTGGCCACTTTTCACGCCAGTCGGGGTCGGCAGGGGTTTACCTACTACGTGCATCCGCTGCTGAACGACGAGCACGTGGGCTTTGTGCTGGGCTCGGTACCGCCCCCGCGTTTGCTGGCCGACACGCTGCTGATTACCCGGCTGGTAACCGAGGACGAATTGCCGCCGCTGGGCGCCTTGCTGGTGGTCCGCACGGCCGAAGGTTTCGAGATTGGCTGGCTGGAAAAGATCGTGCAGGAGTATCTGGTACTGGAAACGGCAACGGGGCGTCAGTCGGTACGCAAGCTGCAGCGACCCTACGTGTACCAAACGTACCGCATCGACGCGCCGCTGGGCATCAGTGGCCCCACCCTGTAA
- the menC gene encoding o-succinylbenzoate synthase — protein sequence MSLQVSYLKYTLHFTFEAGTSRGTLTQKDSYFLRLVDTDQPDVVGYGECGPLKGLSLDDQPDFEARLADYCSYFNQLDLQLFDWNVPIVLNQLISQQYPSILFGFETAMHDFLSGGKRFIRENEFVHGRRAIPINGLVWMGSHEAMRAQIDQKLAAGYTTIKLKIGAIDFDQECALLGYIRERYSPEQITLRVDANGAFRPDEAMTKLERLAQYGLHSIEQPIKPGQHELMAELCRHTPVPIALDEELIGHMEYVDKFRLLKKIQPQYVILKPTLLGGLRHCDEWIELANRLSIGWWITSALESNIGLNAIAQYAAQFKNLMPQGLGTGQLYHNNIDSPLRIDHGTLRYDPAVSWHLNGISL from the coding sequence ATGAGTCTCCAGGTCAGCTACCTGAAATATACCCTGCACTTCACGTTCGAGGCCGGCACCTCGCGGGGGACGCTTACCCAGAAAGACTCCTACTTCCTTCGACTGGTCGATACCGACCAACCCGACGTGGTTGGCTATGGCGAGTGCGGTCCCCTGAAAGGCCTTAGTCTCGACGATCAGCCCGACTTTGAGGCCCGCCTGGCCGACTACTGTTCCTACTTCAATCAGCTTGATCTTCAGTTGTTTGACTGGAACGTACCCATCGTGCTGAATCAGCTCATCAGCCAGCAGTATCCGAGTATTCTGTTTGGGTTTGAAACGGCCATGCACGACTTTTTGTCGGGGGGGAAACGGTTCATCCGCGAGAACGAATTCGTACACGGTCGGCGGGCCATTCCGATCAACGGACTGGTCTGGATGGGCTCCCACGAGGCCATGCGCGCGCAGATCGACCAGAAGCTGGCAGCGGGCTATACCACCATCAAGCTCAAAATCGGGGCGATCGACTTCGATCAGGAATGTGCGCTGCTCGGTTATATCCGCGAACGCTACAGTCCCGAGCAGATTACGCTGCGGGTGGATGCCAACGGCGCGTTCCGGCCCGACGAGGCGATGACCAAGCTGGAACGGCTGGCCCAATACGGACTGCATTCGATCGAACAACCCATCAAACCCGGTCAGCACGAGCTGATGGCCGAGCTATGCCGCCACACGCCCGTGCCCATCGCCCTCGACGAAGAGTTGATCGGCCACATGGAATACGTCGACAAATTTCGGCTGCTGAAGAAAATTCAGCCGCAATACGTCATTCTGAAACCGACGTTGCTGGGCGGCCTGCGGCACTGCGACGAATGGATCGAACTGGCCAATCGCCTCAGCATCGGCTGGTGGATCACCTCGGCGCTGGAATCGAACATCGGCCTCAACGCCATTGCCCAGTATGCGGCCCAGTTCAAGAACCTCATGCCGCAGGGCCTGGGTACGGGGCAGCTTTATCATAACAACATCGACAGCCCGCTACGGATCGATCACGGCACGCTCCGGTATGATCCCGCTGTTTCCTGGCACCTGAATGGAATCAGTCTGTAA
- a CDS encoding site-specific integrase encodes MSRTTAHKEGLATVNVIYYTQKTLADGSHPFMVRVTKNRRSKYVATGLSLPAKHWDDKRATIRRTLPDAERDELLTEIDNWEKRYKAAAKTLQLKGPHTAEDVLAEANQQRGSSTGPTVMLLPFIDQVVAELREAGRIGTAGVYQQLRNRLAVFLDNIDVPLSWVDVRFLNRLETWMRKEGLSENTMRQRFSSLRKLLNLAIAEKQYDASAYPFTERAGEKHRFSIAKFSADTEPRAISVEQLEAFIGYVPVGTHTKQADGDYWKMKNAHQVVWLQYAKDLALFSYYVAGINFVDLIHLRWRDIRPDQDGVVRVHYTRRKTKGKFRLKLLPPARAIIDRYRPVGKWDDEQYVFSFILNRHTHKTPKQIETRRKDTSDRINVNLKTIADAVGIDPEDFTFYVFRHTMATTLRKKKVAGSLISDLMDHATEEQTNTYFAPFGDSELDDAIDHLLLTPQP; translated from the coding sequence ATGTCGCGTACCACCGCACATAAAGAAGGGCTTGCCACGGTCAACGTAATCTACTATACGCAAAAGACGCTGGCTGATGGGAGCCACCCGTTTATGGTCCGGGTCACCAAGAACCGCCGCTCCAAGTACGTGGCCACGGGCCTGTCGCTGCCCGCCAAGCACTGGGACGACAAGCGCGCCACGATTCGGCGCACGCTGCCCGACGCGGAGCGCGACGAGCTGCTGACCGAAATCGACAACTGGGAAAAACGCTACAAAGCCGCCGCCAAAACCCTGCAACTCAAAGGGCCTCACACGGCCGAGGACGTGCTGGCGGAAGCCAATCAGCAGCGGGGCAGCAGCACGGGGCCAACGGTGATGCTGTTGCCGTTTATCGATCAGGTCGTCGCTGAACTCCGCGAGGCGGGGCGCATCGGCACGGCGGGCGTCTACCAACAACTACGCAACCGGCTGGCCGTGTTTCTGGATAACATCGACGTGCCGCTGTCCTGGGTCGACGTGCGGTTTTTAAACCGGCTGGAAACCTGGATGCGGAAGGAAGGCCTGAGTGAAAACACCATGCGCCAGCGCTTCTCCTCGCTGCGAAAACTGCTTAACCTGGCCATTGCTGAAAAACAGTACGACGCGTCGGCGTACCCCTTCACGGAACGGGCCGGGGAGAAGCACCGGTTCTCCATCGCCAAATTCTCGGCCGACACCGAGCCGCGCGCCATATCAGTCGAACAGCTGGAAGCCTTCATTGGGTACGTACCCGTGGGCACCCACACTAAACAGGCCGACGGCGATTACTGGAAGATGAAGAATGCCCACCAGGTCGTCTGGCTTCAGTACGCCAAGGACCTGGCGCTGTTCTCCTACTACGTGGCGGGCATCAACTTCGTGGACCTCATTCACCTGCGCTGGCGCGACATCCGCCCCGATCAGGATGGGGTCGTGCGGGTGCACTACACCCGCCGCAAGACGAAAGGCAAGTTCCGGCTTAAGCTGCTGCCGCCAGCGCGGGCGATCATTGACCGCTACCGACCTGTGGGCAAATGGGATGACGAGCAGTACGTGTTTTCGTTTATCCTCAACCGGCACACCCACAAAACGCCCAAGCAGATCGAAACCCGGCGCAAAGACACCTCCGACCGCATCAACGTGAACCTGAAAACGATCGCCGATGCGGTAGGCATCGATCCTGAAGACTTCACATTCTACGTATTTCGGCACACGATGGCCACCACGCTCCGCAAAAAGAAAGTGGCGGGCTCGCTGATTTCCGACCTGATGGATCACGCCACCGAAGAACAGACCAACACCTATTTCGCACCGTTTGGGGATTCGGAACTCGACGATGCCATTGATCACCTGCTATTAACCCCCCAACCCTGA
- a CDS encoding transglutaminase domain-containing protein → MKRPFSPLLLISLLACLWSNARAEKRGASTRLACTYQNSRPVTISELDSLARAIKMTYKDDASRLKAAYVWVTSTISYDVDKLYSVQFTKKEDQETITAITLATKRGVCSDYVAVLRAIADRLGLTSHEVVGYTRQHDQLDYVPHAWCVIQVNSVWQLFDPTWDAGHVQNNRFYQRPSLTFFACNPQVFLQTHMPFDPIWQLLSTPMSYSFFDNAKPTPIPTQKPVDYNQFIIAYSKLDSLDQLITTTDRIRSQSPLNSIVAHYLSIAEFNIVQLNHAKISQSSVYFNEAVNHYNLFISFLNKQFKPTLPDSTLDAMLKRPIQLCRQAREGLAGIKRPTNEVAANQKELVKAIDGLDINLRKYDAWLAVYLTKSKIGRVIWFTKLSAD, encoded by the coding sequence ATGAAACGTCCGTTTTCTCCTCTGTTGCTCATCAGCCTGCTCGCTTGTCTATGGTCAAACGCCCGTGCCGAAAAGAGAGGTGCGTCAACCAGGTTAGCCTGCACTTATCAAAACAGTAGGCCAGTAACTATCAGCGAACTAGATAGTTTAGCGCGGGCTATTAAGATGACTTACAAAGATGACGCAAGTCGCCTCAAGGCTGCTTATGTATGGGTAACATCGACGATCAGCTATGATGTTGACAAACTATATTCAGTACAGTTCACGAAAAAAGAAGATCAAGAAACGATTACTGCCATTACGTTGGCCACTAAACGGGGGGTCTGTTCAGATTACGTAGCTGTACTTCGGGCAATCGCCGATCGATTGGGTTTGACATCGCATGAAGTAGTCGGCTACACCCGACAGCATGATCAACTTGATTATGTGCCACACGCCTGGTGCGTCATTCAGGTAAACAGCGTGTGGCAACTTTTTGACCCTACCTGGGATGCAGGCCACGTTCAAAACAATCGCTTCTATCAGCGTCCCTCACTGACGTTTTTTGCCTGTAATCCTCAGGTCTTTCTCCAAACGCACATGCCGTTTGATCCGATCTGGCAATTGCTGAGCACCCCCATGAGCTACAGCTTCTTTGACAATGCCAAACCCACGCCAATACCAACTCAGAAACCCGTTGATTACAACCAATTTATCATTGCGTATAGTAAACTTGACTCACTGGATCAATTGATTACCACCACGGACCGAATTCGCAGCCAATCGCCTTTAAATTCGATCGTTGCTCATTATCTGTCTATTGCCGAATTCAATATCGTCCAGCTGAACCACGCTAAGATTTCTCAGTCGTCTGTCTACTTTAATGAGGCGGTCAACCATTATAACCTATTTATATCGTTCCTGAATAAACAGTTTAAACCGACGCTTCCTGATAGTACACTCGACGCAATGCTCAAACGGCCGATTCAACTGTGCAGACAGGCAAGGGAAGGCCTCGCTGGAATTAAACGGCCGACAAACGAAGTGGCTGCCAACCAAAAGGAACTCGTTAAAGCGATTGATGGCCTCGACATTAACCTCCGTAAGTATGATGCCTGGTTGGCAGTTTATTTAACAAAAAGTAAAATCGGCCGGGTAATCTGGTTTACGAAACTCTCTGCCGATTAA
- the lpxK gene encoding tetraacyldisaccharide 4'-kinase, with the protein MVLKPLSSLYGGLLDLRNSLYDAGWLASFTPSQCCLSVGNLTVGGTGKTPAVTYLLRYLLNVDPALTGELATLSRGYGRKTRGFRLATPTDTAETLGDEPLQLYQTFGDQVTVVVDERRSNALQHLAAEQPAIGTVVLDDAFQHRAVRPHLNLLLMDYNRPFYRDEPFPGGRLRERRHGARRADAVIVTKCPHDPTPTERADMTAQIRRYARPAVPVWFAGLRYDTPRRFGTQAPHEPNAPVLLVSGLADARPLEQYVRDTWGLVLHVAYGDHHPYTRADVDQLLGTLPTGHTLLTTEKDRVKLAALLTPDELAARPLAYLPVAMQFWQEADATALASLVLGTLKNR; encoded by the coding sequence TTGGTATTAAAACCCCTTTCCTCGCTCTACGGAGGCCTTCTTGACCTTCGCAATTCGCTCTACGACGCGGGTTGGCTGGCTAGTTTCACACCCTCACAATGCTGCCTTTCCGTTGGGAACCTGACGGTCGGCGGAACGGGCAAAACGCCGGCCGTCACGTACCTGCTACGGTACCTCTTAAACGTCGATCCGGCCCTGACGGGTGAGTTAGCTACGCTCAGTCGAGGCTACGGTCGAAAAACGCGCGGTTTTCGGCTCGCCACCCCCACCGATACCGCCGAGACGCTGGGCGACGAACCCCTGCAACTGTACCAGACATTTGGCGATCAAGTTACAGTCGTCGTGGATGAGCGCCGATCCAACGCGTTGCAACACCTCGCCGCCGAGCAGCCCGCCATCGGCACGGTGGTGCTCGACGACGCCTTTCAGCACCGGGCGGTGCGCCCCCACCTGAATCTGCTGCTGATGGATTACAACCGCCCTTTTTATCGGGACGAGCCGTTCCCGGGTGGGCGGCTGCGCGAACGGCGACACGGTGCGCGCCGCGCCGACGCCGTGATCGTGACCAAATGCCCCCACGACCCCACGCCCACCGAACGGGCCGACATGACGGCCCAGATCCGGCGCTATGCCCGGCCGGCCGTGCCCGTCTGGTTTGCGGGCCTGCGCTACGACACACCCCGCCGGTTTGGCACGCAGGCGCCGCACGAACCTAACGCGCCGGTGTTGCTGGTGTCGGGCCTGGCCGATGCCCGCCCACTCGAGCAGTATGTGCGCGACACCTGGGGGCTGGTGCTGCACGTTGCCTACGGCGATCACCACCCCTACACCCGCGCCGACGTCGACCAACTGCTGGGTACGTTGCCGACGGGCCATACCCTGCTGACCACCGAAAAAGACCGGGTGAAACTGGCGGCGCTCCTGACACCCGACGAGCTAGCCGCCCGACCACTAGCCTACCTGCCCGTTGCGATGCAGTTCTGGCAGGAAGCCGACGCCACGGCTCTGGCCAGCTTAGTACTGGGTACGCTTAAAAATCGTTAA
- a CDS encoding M1 family metallopeptidase, translating into MTTLSSRFKTSLACLAGTLLALSAQAQSGDLLPGAGGFTRADTLRGTLTPERTWWDLRHYHLQVRVNTTDSTISGRNDIQYKVLKAAQVLQIDLQRPMRLVRATQDGQELAVRSEGNAHFVTLLKKQQPGQTETVTVEYDGKPIVAKRPPWDGGFTWARDANKDWFIATSCQGLGASAWWPCKDHMADEPDSMLISATVPRPYMDVSNGKLRRVIDNADSTRTFEWAVVNPINNYGVNLNIARYVSWTDTLRGEKGVLPLSFYVLPAFEQAARQQFRQAKTMLHVFEHWFGPYPFYEDGYKLVQTPYLGMEHQSSVTYGNRFRNGYLGNDLSGTGWGLKFDFIIIHESGHEWFANNITYKDIADMWIHESFTAYSECLFVESLYGKNAGAQYVIGTRARIMNDRPIIGTYNVNHEGSGDMYYKGSNMLHMIRQWVANDEKWRQILRGLNKTFYHQTVTTQQIETYLIKQTGLPLQPLFNQYLLDTRIPVLEYKLSKDGVAYRWANCPAGFTMPVRLCLNETGPRRLLTPTTTWQTLKQPDVKAVTVDADYYVIVRGL; encoded by the coding sequence ATGACAACGCTTTCTTCTCGTTTCAAAACCAGTTTGGCCTGCCTGGCGGGTACGTTGCTTGCCCTGTCGGCACAGGCCCAATCGGGCGATCTGCTGCCGGGGGCGGGTGGCTTTACCCGCGCCGATACGCTGCGCGGTACGCTCACACCCGAACGTACCTGGTGGGATCTGCGCCATTATCACCTTCAGGTACGTGTCAACACCACCGACAGCACCATCAGCGGGCGCAACGACATCCAGTACAAGGTGCTGAAGGCCGCGCAGGTGCTTCAGATCGACCTTCAGCGGCCGATGCGGCTGGTTCGGGCCACGCAGGACGGGCAGGAACTCGCGGTGCGGTCGGAGGGCAACGCGCACTTTGTGACGCTGCTGAAAAAACAGCAGCCCGGGCAGACCGAAACCGTGACCGTGGAATACGATGGTAAGCCGATCGTGGCTAAACGCCCGCCCTGGGACGGTGGCTTCACCTGGGCGCGCGACGCCAACAAAGACTGGTTCATTGCCACCTCGTGCCAGGGGCTGGGGGCCTCGGCCTGGTGGCCCTGCAAAGACCACATGGCCGACGAGCCCGATTCCATGCTCATCAGCGCGACTGTGCCCCGGCCCTACATGGACGTGTCGAACGGTAAACTCCGCCGCGTGATCGATAACGCCGACAGCACCCGTACGTTTGAGTGGGCGGTGGTCAATCCCATCAACAACTACGGCGTCAACCTGAACATCGCCCGGTACGTAAGCTGGACCGACACGCTGCGGGGTGAAAAGGGCGTATTGCCGCTGTCGTTCTATGTGTTGCCCGCTTTCGAGCAGGCGGCGCGGCAGCAGTTTCGGCAGGCCAAAACCATGTTGCATGTGTTTGAGCATTGGTTTGGTCCGTATCCGTTCTACGAAGACGGCTACAAACTGGTGCAGACGCCCTACCTAGGCATGGAACACCAGAGCTCGGTGACCTACGGCAACCGGTTTCGGAACGGCTACCTCGGCAATGACCTGTCGGGTACGGGCTGGGGGCTGAAATTCGACTTTATCATCATCCACGAGTCGGGGCACGAGTGGTTTGCCAACAACATTACCTACAAAGACATCGCCGACATGTGGATTCACGAGAGCTTCACGGCCTATTCGGAATGCCTGTTTGTGGAATCGCTCTACGGCAAAAACGCCGGGGCGCAGTACGTAATCGGCACGCGGGCCCGCATCATGAACGACCGGCCCATCATTGGCACCTATAACGTCAACCACGAAGGCTCCGGCGACATGTATTACAAAGGCTCCAACATGCTCCACATGATCCGGCAGTGGGTGGCCAACGACGAAAAATGGCGGCAGATTTTGCGCGGGCTCAACAAGACGTTTTACCATCAGACCGTTACGACGCAGCAGATCGAGACGTACCTGATCAAGCAAACGGGCCTGCCGCTGCAACCGCTGTTCAACCAGTACCTGCTCGATACCCGCATTCCCGTGCTCGAATACAAGCTTAGCAAGGACGGGGTGGCCTACCGCTGGGCGAATTGCCCTGCGGGCTTCACCATGCCCGTGCGCCTTTGCCTGAATGAAACCGGCCCCCGCCGGCTACTGACGCCCACCACGACCTGGCAGACACTCAAACAACCCGACGTCAAAGCCGTCACCGTCGACGCCGATTATTACGTAATCGTGCGCGGCCTGTAA